The following proteins are encoded in a genomic region of Coregonus clupeaformis isolate EN_2021a chromosome 14, ASM2061545v1, whole genome shotgun sequence:
- the LOC121580698 gene encoding F-box-like/WD repeat-containing protein TBL1XR1: MSISSDEVNFLVYRYLQESGFSHSAFTFGIESHISQSNINGALVPPAALISIIQKGLQYVEAEVSINEDGTLFDGRPIESLSLIDAVMPDVVQTRQQAYREKLAQQQQAGSTSGTQGLQPGGAKNGEGGTAANGEENGAHGLANHHAEMMEVDRDVEIPQNKAMVLRGHESEVFICAWNPVNDLLASGSGDSTARIWNLCENGTGSSTQLVLRHCIREGGQDVPSNKDVTSLDWNSEGTLLATGSYDGFARIWTKDGNLASTLGQHKGPIFALKWNKKGNFILSAGVDKTTIIWDAHTGEAKQQFPFHSAPALDVDWQSNNTFASCSTDMCIHVCKLGQDRPVKTFQGHTNEVNAIKWDPTGSLLASCSDDMTLKIWSMKQDTCVHDLQAHSKEIYTIKWSPTGPGTNNPNANLMLASASFDSTVRLWDVERGVCIHTLTRHQEPVYSVAFSPDGRHLASGSFDKCVHIWNTQTGVLVHSYRGTGGIFEVCWNATGDKVGASASDGSVCVLDLRK; this comes from the exons ATGAGCATTAGCAGTGATGAGGTCAACTTCCTGGTGTACAGATACCTGCAAGAGTCGG GCTTCTCCCACTCGGCGTTCACCTTTGGCATAGAGAGCCACATCAGCCAGTCCAACATCAACGGAGCCCTGGTTCCCCCTGCTGCCCTCATCTCCATCATCCAGAAGGGCCTGCAGTACGTGGAGGCAGAGGTCAGCATCAACGAG GATGGCACTCTTTTTGACGGGCGGCCCATCGAGTCGCTGTCCCTGATCGACGCGGTTATGCCCGACGTGGTGCAGACGCGGCAGCAGGCCTACAGGGAAAAGCTGGCCCAGCAGCAGCAGGCGGGCAGCACCAGCGGCACCCAGGGCCTCCAGCCTGGCGGTGCCAAGAACGGAGAGGGGGGCACCGCTGCCAACGGCGAGGAAAACGGCGCCCATGGCTTAGCCA ACCACCATGCAGAGATGATGGAGGTGGACCGGGATGTGGAGATCCCCCAGAACAAGGCCATGGTGCTGAGGGGCCACGAGTCAGAGGTGTTCATCTGTGCCTGGAACCCCGTCAATGACCTGCTCGCCTCCGG GTCTGGGGACTCGACGGCGCGGATCTGGAACCTGTGTGAGAATGGCACGGGCAGCTCCACCCAGCTGGTGCTGAGACACTGTATACGGGAGGGGGGCCAGGACGTACCCAGCAACAAAGACGTCACCTCACTGGACTGGAAT AGTGAGGGTACGCTGCTAGCCACAGGCTCGTACGACGGCTTTGCCAGAATATGGACTAAAGACG GTAACCTTGCCAGTACTTTGGGCCAGCACAAAGGTCCTATATTTGCCCTCAAATGGAATAAGAAAGGGAACTTCATCCTCAGTGCAGGAGTAGATAAG ACCACCATCATTTGGGACGCTCACACAGGAGAGGCTAAACAGCAGTTTCCCTTCCACTCAGCGCCTGCCCTGGACGTGGACTGGCAGAGCAACAACACGTTTGCCTCCTGCAGCACGGACATGTGCATCCACGTATGTAAGCTGGGCCAGGACCGGCCTGTCAAGACCTTCCAGGGACACACG AATGAGGTGAACGCAATCAAGTGGGATCCCACGGGGAGTCTGCTGGCCTCCTGCTCTGACGACATGACACTCAag ATCTGGAGTATGAAGCAGGACACGTGTGTCCACGACCTGCAGGCTCACAGTAAGGAGATCTACACCATCAAGTGGAGCCCTACGGGGCCCGGGACCAACAACCCCAACGCCAACCTGATGCTGGCCAG CGCGTCGTTTGACTCGACGGTGCGTCTGTGGGACGTGGAGCGAGGCGTGTGTATCCACACACTTACCCGCCACCAGGAGCCCGTCTACAGTGTGGCCTTCAGCCCCGACGGGCGCCATCTGGCCAGCGGCTCCTTCGACAAGTGTGTCCACATCTGGAACACACAG aCGGGTGTGTTAGTCCACAGCTATAGGGGAACGGGGGGCATCTTCGAGGTGTGCTGGAACGCCACGGGGGACAAGGTGGGAGCCAGCGCGTCAGACGGTTCG GTTTGTGTATTAGACCTGAGGAAATGA